The following is a genomic window from Odocoileus virginianus isolate 20LAN1187 ecotype Illinois unplaced genomic scaffold, Ovbor_1.2 Unplaced_Scaffold_29, whole genome shotgun sequence.
GCTACTCCGTGTACGTGTACAAGGTGCTGAAGCAGGTCCACCCGGACACCGGCATCTCATCCAAGGCCATGGGCATCATGAATTCCTTCGTCAACGACATCTTCGAGCGCATCGCGGGCGAGGCGTCGCGCCTGGCGCATTACAACAAGCGCTCGACCATCACATCCAGGGAGATCCAGACGGCCGTGCGCCTGCTGCTGCCCGGGGAGCTGGCCAAACACGCGGTGTCCGAGGGCACCAAGGCCGTCACCAAGTACACCAGCTCCAAGTGAGCCACTGGCTGCTTGGTCAGGCTCCAACACTTAAAAGGCTCTTTTCAGAGCCATCCACGGTTTCCAAAGAGAACTGGCACTTAGTTTATCtaactttgctgctgctgctgctgctaagtcgcgtcagtcgtgtccgactctgcgaccccatagacagaagcccaccaggctcctccgtccctgggattcaacaggcaagaacaccggagtgggttgccatttccttttccagtgcgTGAAAgggaaatcgctcagttgtgtccgactcttagcgaccccatggactgcagcctaccaggctcctccgtctatgggattttccaggcaagagtactggagtggggtgccattgccttctacctTTAGAAGTAGATAAAAGCAGtattgggtttccccagtggctcagcagcagagaatctacctgcaatgcaggagccgcagggaTCGATCCCTTGgtcggaaggatcccctggagaagggcatggcactccactccagtattgttgcttggagaatgctatggacagaggagcctggcggcctacaatccatgggggtcgcaaagagttggacacgacttattgACTGAGCACGCATAGAAGTAGGTATGTCCTACCTTTAGATTTTTCATGTAGTTTGATGATGCTGCATGTTCTTAAGTTTAAATGTTTCACCTCTTTTGGTAATGGCACTTCTGTTCACTTTTCTACATGGTCAGATTCTATAAGGGAAAAATCTAGAACATATCAGTTTCTTTCTGAGTCAGCTCCACAGTTCATTTCACTCATTTCTTTACCTTTTCTCCCCCTTGTAATAAGGGAGAAATcctaaatgaaaaggcaatctttGAGACCTGAAGGAGAGTAGTAGGATGGCATTTTctctcccagttcagttcagttgctcagtcttgtccgactctgtgaccccatgaaccacagcacgccagaccttcctgtccatcaccaactgccagagtctaaccaaacccatatccattgagttggtgatgccatccaaccatctcatcctctgtagtccccttctcctcctgccctcaatctttcccaccatcaggatctttttaaatgagtcagctcttcgcattaggtggccaaagtactggagtttcagcttcagcatcagtccttccagtgaccacccaggactgatctgctttaggatggactggttggatctccttccagtccaagggactctcacagtcttctccaacaccacagttgaaaagcgtcaattctttggcactcagctttctttatagtccaactctcacatccatgcatgactactggaaaaaccatagccttgactagacggacctttgaggacagagtaatgtctcagctttttaatatgctgtctaggttggtcgtatctttccttccaagcagtaaacATCTTTCAGtctcatggttgcaatcaccatctgcggtgattttggagccccccaaaataaagtcagccactgtttccagtgtttctccCAGAGGATGGTTCAGTCTCCCAGTGGTGGtcctttagtcgctaagttgtttcCCATTCGCTGTTAtttcccactcttttgtgaccaaaTGAACTGTAAgccgccaggattctctgtccataggattttccaggcaagaacacgagtgggttgctatttccttcttagggggatcttcctgacccttaGGGATTGGACCAGCATTTTGTGCAACACAGGCCAATTCCACttagcctccagggaagcccatatatgttaTTCAACTTCAGTTATATGCTATTTACTGCCTACTagtttggcttcccaggtagtgcagtgatAAGAATTCAGACTCGAGGCtggatcccggggtcgggaagatctcctggaggaaatggcaactcactccattattcttgcctggaaaattgcatggacagaggaaccaggcagcctgcagttcacggggttgcaaagagtcagctgtGATTGAACAAGAGCATGCACTCTGAGCCTGAAAATTGTTCTTTGTTATTACATTGAAAGATCAGGGAAGTGAGCAAGGATTAATATGTATTAGGCCTTGAAGACCTACCAGCACCAAATTAACACTTCCCGTTACTTAATCAGAAAGACTTAAAGAGAGTAGAAAACACAATGTTCACTCTctgtttcaacattttaaataccAGAATCCACatactacttagcaataaatTTCCATGCTCCCAATGGTATTTAGTACAGCTGTGAAAAAAAATACTAGTTAACTAATGTACTATTTAACTGTATGACCCAGAGAAGATCACTCTGtggtgaaatatttattatactttttatttctccaattAAATAATTAGTTATtttgttgaaagagaaaaaatctaTGTAATGTCTTTTGCATAGTAACATTTGCAGACCTCATCCAGCTTCCAAGAACACACTTGGAAGCAGTGTATATCATCTCATAAGGTCCTAAGAAAACTGGGGCtgcattattatctccattttacaggagaATCACGATGTTAGGCTGTACTCTGTAGTCCTGCAATCCCCCAACCTTGAGACCAAAGAAAATGTCTGGAGACAGCAACAGAGACATCAATAGTTTATTGGCTAGGGTATCTTACAGGTCTGAAGCAGAGTTCTAGAATGACTCCCCACTGTGTACCAACAGCAGACAGGACAAGGCAGCAGTCTTCATGGGGGTAGGGTGGCAAGGTGTACCTGTTACAGTGGGAATGGATGTCATGTGGGCTCTCAACTACCAGGAAAACCAACAGATGACCTCCTTCACAATTCCTTTGGTTAACAACCATCGAGGGTTCTCTCTATTAACCCAGTATGCTAGAGGTGTTCTGTTCTAAGAATATAACAATTACTGGTTGAAACAGGGGGCAGGCACTTAAGAAGTTTAATCTCTATGATTAAGAAAAAAGGTCAGTCCTATCCTATGAGTGGGATAATGTAAAGCAGGGGCTTTTCAAGCAGGgaatgtacagagagcaagagaacagccatttTGTGTGGCTTGATCATACATATGGGTTCACTACAGTAAAATCCAACATACCCAGCTAGCAAGTATTGGCATAACTTCAGTCTCAAATGGTTTTCCGGAGCCTATGCTAGTTCTGCCTGGGGTTTCTACTTCTACCTGTTTAGGTTGCTTTCAGGTATACTCTTATTAGTTCAGCATATCAGAATGACCTACTTTGGTTCTctattcagttttcccatcttaagtattttattctcatatatttcatttgctttatctCCTTATAcatctgtaagtttttttttatttcatttgctctAATATTTTGTCATTTAGGGGGTTGCTGAATGTCAGAGTTTATGTTATGGCTCTTTACTCAACGATCTGCCTTCAAGGAGTAAATTATATGGCATTTACATCTTGCTTTTGGCATATGGGGGAAAAAGTCACGTTAGTTATTGGCTGCCATGTATCAAGTGCATATTATCTTTAGATACTGTGCATTAACTTTTCAACATAAGGAGGTAAGTGCTAATAGTATCTTTGGTCTACAGGTAAAGAGACAGAGGATAGGGATTGTAACATTATATTTGTGTTACTGGCTGATATGTTACTGTTACCGGCAGATTTCCTGGGGACTTAGAcattaaagtgtctgcctacaatgcggaagacccgggttcaatccctgggtagggaagatcccctggagaaggaaatggcaacccactccagtatgcttgcctggaaaatcccctggacggaggagcctggtaagctgcagtccaaggggtcgcagaatcggacaggactgagcaacttcactttcaccactggCATTAACAAGGTACTCCTGTCTGGGTGTCTGGGTggataaaaaaacagaaaattgttttttcactcttcttgaatctagaagtctgagatcaaagtgccaaAAGGGTTACTTCCTTCTGAGAGCCATGAGGGAAGGATAGGTTCTAGGCCCTCTCCTTAGCACAGATGGCCATGTTTTCCCCCTCTGTCTTCACATATGttccctctgtgtctgtgtccaaatttcctcttttaagAGAACACTGGTCATATTGGATCAGGACCCAATCACTCtccaatgacctcattttaatttaattacctaATTAAAGACTCTATCCCTAAATATGGTTACATTATGATAGGGGGAAAGATAAGATTTTTCCCCATTAAAACTGCCTTCCTTTAAGTAGAACAGCCCATAGAAATCAGGACCTTATGACTTCCTTCCCTGGACTAGGCCTAGTTTTGGTCCTTTAGAATGAGAACAAAAGAAGCTAAGAATAAGGATGGgttaatgtttaaataattatgTAGATACATAGCATCCATTGCAAATAATTAAACAGCATTCAGGTCTCATCCACAGTGAAAGTTTAAGCCTTTCACTTGGAGAAATCTGAATTGCTGACCCTCTGGGAAAATGAATATAAAGGGTCTTCCCAGCTGGGCTGCTGCTTCAGGGAGGGACCTCTTGTCAATTTCATTACCGCTACCGCTTTCAAGACAGAAGTGATGGTCAGATAAGAGATACAAGTATAATTCCATGTCTTTCACAGCAGTTTCTGTGGGCAGGTTTCTCTGCTCCTTGGTAGCATGATGTAACAGCAAATTGGCACACATTTCCAACAGATGAAATACAGTCTGTGTGCAAGCACTATGTGAATTTAAGTTGTAATTTTCAAACACTGTCTTTTGGAAAAGTTAGAAACAGGTttcaggtttttttattttttatttcagttttataatcaaCAGGCAGACTTTGCTATACATGCTGTTTCCCACAGGAAAGGCAAAAGTTATTAACTGTATGATGATAGGAGTAGGGCTACAGGACCCTCTAAAGAGAGCTGGACCAgtgtttgccaaaaaaaaaataataagctgtccttttttttcttttctgttcttgggAACAagaaggacaaacttttttttttctcccaaataaaGAATggcaactttttcactattaaaacaaatacaaatggtGGCCcatctccatttgtttatttgtttt
Proteins encoded in this region:
- the LOC139033662 gene encoding histone H2B type 1-C/E/F/G/I, coding for MPEPAKSAPAPKKGSKKAVTKAQKKDGKKRKRSRKESYSVYVYKVLKQVHPDTGISSKAMGIMNSFVNDIFERIAGEASRLAHYNKRSTITSREIQTAVRLLLPGELAKHAVSEGTKAVTKYTSSK